The DNA segment TGCATCAAAGGCTGAGAAGACCCTGGTTGAACACTccagacaaaaaaaggaaaggaaaggaaggaatcATGATAATGTCAGAAGCCAAGAAACACCTTTACCAAGAACAATTAAAAGCCTCAGACTTGATAAGCTTGAGGAAAAAATCAACAATGGCTAGTAAATCCACAACATTGACTGCCAAAACTCAGACAAATCATACAGTTCATCCAAATCCTAAAGGATCGACTCAAAGAAAAGCCAGTGGGATTAGAACTAGCAATCCATCTCAGTTCAAGGAGAGTAAAGCCAGTTCCAAATCCAGTGCCATTCAAAAGCCCAGTCCAGGGTTTAATGCTGAGGCCTGTAAGTCCAAAAACTCCGCTGAAAACCTGAGTACTGATCTTGAAGTTGGCAAAAATTATTTTAGACACAAAAAAGGTTTGTTTATTTCAACATCAGCTCTGGCGGATCTGTCTCCACCACTGAATTTCTCTCCTAGAATGAAATCAGCCAAAACCAAACCAGGTTCTGCTCCTGCCAAAAGTCCCAATTCTCTTGGGCCAACCAAGGAGAGCCAGCAAAGTTTTCCATCTCTTCCAGGTAATTGTACAGCaatgtttgaatttttttttttttttaaatgtcagaaaaaGTTACACGATTACATGCTGTCTTTGAAAAGTCTGTCTTTAGAGCTCTGTTGCCATTCACTTATCTTCAATTCCATCCTTATAAATTATATTTAGTTATCTGAAAAAAACATGCAGAATTATTAAAAGTTTTAAGTTACAGTTCTAGGATACAGTTCTAGGGAAAATAGTAATTGAATAATATGTGTTTACTGTCTGTAGGTTCTGGACGGATGGCCACCTCTAGCCTCAAAACCAAAACCACTTTTGGCTTGACAATGGGGAGATGGTCTACAACAGAACCCCAGGAAGCACTTACTGCTGTTTCAAGGGATGTGAAATCCACTAGAGCAGGACATAAAATTCTTAGTCGTGGTCTCACCTTTGATGCCAGCACTAAATCACTCGCGCAGACTCAAATGGTCTTATCCCAAGAGGACACCGGCAAGACCAATATTACATATAACTCCCCTGGCAAGGAAGAGAATAGAAAGCCAGAGATTGGCAGAGGCAAAGATATTGTTGGGATTTTTTCTCTCAATCCACTTACTGCCTTTCCCACTCATTCAGCAAAGTCTAGGACAGTCAGGGACTCTGCATCCATGACTGACATCAGTGACAGGTTCCATCAGCTGAGGGATGTCGGCACCCAAGTGGATTTTGACAACTGCTCCACACCTCAAAAGGTTACAGCTACCTCGTCTTTGATTGGCTCTCCTTGCCATCAGTCAGATAGTGTGACTTGTGTCAACAAAGCACCATTTCATCACGTCTGCAAAATCGATATTGAGCTGAGCAGCCGGACTGTTCTTAGTTCTGATGGCAATGACAatgctgcctccctctctccctgtctgtgtaCTACTAGCTTCCAACAGAACTCTGACCTTTCACTCAGTATCCAACATAATAAGGAGGCAGAAAAAAATGTAGGCCGTCCAACATTgaatgaggaagagcaggaaggagaaaatATGGGTAAGCCGCAGGAAGTGGTTTGGGACAAACAGGGCTTGACATGGGAGGTGTATGGTGCCTCTGTTGACATGGACTGTCTGGCTGTGGCCATCCAGTCTCACCTTGAATGCAAGATAAAGGAGCAAAAGAAACAAATTACTTCTCTGAGGAGGTCCATCTGCTGCAACAACaaggtgaagatgaagaggaagggtGGAGTTCTCACATGCTGCAGGAAGGCATCCACAGTCATGGACTAAACCTCCCAAATTGGACTACAACCCCCGTGACTGCTCTGATCACGTCAAGTAGGTTTTATCGTAATTTCAACCATGTAAACTGTTTATAGTGAGACAAATGTTTCACCATGGATCAAGTGGGGCTAAATTTAACCCAAAAAAGACATTTGAGACTGGCTACATTTAAGGCATACAGATTGtagacatactgtatataagcTGTCTGCATGCAATGATGCATGTTTTCTACTGATGAATTCAGGGAGCAGATTTGAGGGGATTAAGGTGAAACAGAATCACCTGATGGCTCGCTCAATGGGAAGAAAGCCAAAGAACTTCTAATAAGAATGTGGTTATTTATTCACAATGCAGGTATGATTTTCGCTTTCACTGAAGCACATCTGGCCCCAACTATCATCTCAATATGTACATTTCCACTACAGGGTATCAGCTTTACATGGTTGATATCAATACAACGCAGTACTGCACAGTCACAGTGGTGTTTCATTTGACTAGGGTACCAATTCAATGAGGGCAGGGACTTCATAACAGTGCTATCTGAAACTCATGACAATGTTGACGTGCAACACAGATAAAGGTAGAGGAGAAAGAAATCCCCCTGATAAATGTTTGGTTTGGCCCTTTTCAGAATGTTTACAGAAAATTCAGTAAATTATTTATATCATCAGCAATAAAATCCACACGACTGTGCACATAGTACATAActgcggaaaaaaaaaaaaagaaaatcaaccaGCAATAACACTAGCTTAGTTCTTCAAATGTTGCTGGCAGGCTGAATTTAAATTTTGCTCAGTAGGAAAGAAAGCACAAAAtacaacagacagacacagtACTGGTGGTTAATTAGCCAGCTCGTTGTCAGCATAGGGCAAACAACAGCATTACTTTGTAAAGATACTTTGTTTTAATACTATAAAAGTTTACTGATTGGACATGCAATTACTGAACATACTGTACATAATAATATGAAATAGCTATGGTTGACATTGGTCAGGCTTGCCTCGTGTTTGTTCTGTATTTAGCTTAAATGCCTTTTGTGTTTCATGTCAAACTCTTTGAATTTATATTGTGGTTGTGCTTGTATGCAAAATTTGTTTAGTAGCACTTTATTATGTTGCAATGTTGTGCATTATTATTTAGTGTACTCCACAACTTTATCTCTATGTGTTGAACCCCCAGTAAGAGCTGTAGTAATGGTGGAGCTAATTGAGATCCATATAAATGAATCTAAGGTATCAGTGGAATTAGTATtattaaagatacagaaaatcACAAAACACATCTCTGTCGAATCTCTTCTCTGACTAAAACATCCTCTGGGTTCTCCCATCTGACATGCAGCTCAAGAAAATATCCATACCTCACTAGTGGAAAATGGTTTTGCTACTAGTCCCAGGAACTGCTAAGATCTTACGTAGAACCCTCAGAATCCCCGGCCTCTGGTAaaggacccaagtctgaaggaggcacAGACTGAGTTACCATCACCTGATTCTATTGTCAACCATGTTGCCATTAGCACAACAGATCAAGTACTACTACTGACAGCTTTAAAGTATGAACCCAGTCCATTTGGGATGGCCATGTTTTTGCAGTAATACTTCAGTTTCTGTGTACTCTGTGTACTCTGTTTTTGAGCAGATTAAAGATGACAGCAAATTCCCTTTACTCGTATTACATTTTTTATGTACTTCATTCTTATGAAATGATGCATGAACCACTTAAGCCCTCATGCATTCTCCATCACATTGCATTTTGTTTCcttattttaacatttgcatCTTATTTTGGATCACTTTCCTTTGCTGTCTATTTGCTGTGTATTTGGCTTCATTCACAAACTTGCAATTATGGTTAGATTGTTTTCAGTTTTACTTGTGGACTAATTTGTGAGAACTGACTAAAACAATatgtaaatgtgtaaatatCTGTGCTAATATTAATGGTTATaattatgatgatggtgttatAAAATTCTAAATTGCCGGTAAACATGCACATCCAGAGTCCTCCGAACTGAAGATAATTATTCAGGCCTGCTGATCTGTTCTAGGGAAACTGCTGCTTGTGTTCCTCTGAATAATCATTTCAGTCTCATAGTTGGCCAATCAGAGTTTACCACACTTGTCATGGATACAACATCCTCTGTGATCCTAGTTTTTGCAACCTACAACAAGAAGAGATTGACATTTTCTTCAGGCAGTAAGTCAGAAAACTAGTTcaagacaaaacacacagaaaaacaaaataaatgtttcagcATTATTTTTGCTACAGAAGGTGACATGGGcaaaggttttttttcattatttgcttgttttggtttttacatTTGACTCAATTGTATGTACAAGGTGCTGGCCAAATGTTCCTTCTGGCATTGTTTTAGATTTCTCTTTAAACTACTGTGTGTTTTCGCCTGATGTCCCTCCATGTTTCAACACTTTATCTGAATTATTCACAAACACTTAAGTCACCAAAGCTAGATCCGAAGAACATCTTCTGTTTCTGGGTGTGTGTCCGCTTACTCTGCTGAGAAGTCTGATGCTTCTGATGATGACGtgaggtgcagcagcctcactaaCATTCACACTTGACTCTATTGCGAGATTTTCTTTCTattcctgaaaaagaaaatagtaaatcagaggaggtgtgctcaCTGATCTAAATCACAGGACCCTCAAGCAAAAAGAGCAAAGACTATAAAGAAAGTgttattcttgtaaaatagataccTACCATTTAGCCTAAAAAGGCTCTCTGTAAGTCTAAAACGgactatttttcttctttaatttaaGAAAATCTGAATAatcccagatttcttttcagcactgtggccaaattaaccattAGCCCCAgcgttttagatccacatatcctTTTCGCCCCTTATGGTGAAGAATTCATGAGCTTCACTGATAAAGCTGTCCATTCCAACCGCTGCAAGACCATTATTAGCAGCTGTTGGGACTGTAAGATCACACGGGGTCTCcacttaaactccttcacccctagaAATTTTTCTGAGATGTCTTCTTTTAATCAAAGATCTAAGCCAACCTTTTAGATCCCATACCATTACActtgttgaaggatgttttaccactgaGCGGCAGTTCAGTTCTTTTGCAATAGGtggcagtaattaaacagttgcttaaaaaaacataactggatcctgatgtgctAGCAAATTACAgaccgatatccaaccttccttttatctctaaaattctcgagagggtggtggtgactcagttactggagcacctgcagagaaaccgcctgtttgagatgtttcagtcagactttagagctcatcacagcacagaaacagcacttcttaaagtcactaatgatcttcttatagcttcagatcatggactggtctctattctggttctgctggacctcagtgctgcttttgatacagttgatcacagcatcctgttacagagactggaacatgtgattgggattaaagggacagcactagactggtttaggtcatatttatctgatagataccagtttgctcatgtccatggtgttccctcctcatacagtagggttagccatggagttcctcaaggttctgtacttggaccaatcctcttcaccttgtacatgcttcccttagggaacattattcggcagcatggatacattttcattgttatgctgatgacactcagctttatttatccatgaaaccagaggagacagagaagttagtgaagcttcagacctgtcttaaagacataaagtcctgcatgtcttcaaatttcctcctccttaattcaggaaaaaatgaggtcatggtgtttggtcctgaacctctcagggatagattagatcacatgatcactgtagatggtatctcattagcatctagtctctctgcgaggaatcttggagtaacttttgaccaaaatctctccttcaactcacacattaaattagtctctagaagtgccttttttcacctgagggacatcacaaggattagaaagCTACTAACAcgacatgatgctgaaaagttagtccatgcatgtgttacttccaggctggactattgtaattctttattatcggGGTGTccaacaactctttaagaagtctccagctgatccaaaatgctgcagccagagttctgacaggtattgacaaaagagatcacataactcctgtaatggcgtctcttcattggctgcccgttaaatttagaataatttttaaaacccttcttctgacctacaaggtcctcagaggcctagctccatcctacctggaggagctagtgataccttatcagcccaatagaccgctccgctctgagaatgctggtctacttgtggttcccagagtctctaggagtagaatggggggccgagcatttagctaccaggccccccttctatggaaccagctccctgtccaggtaagggaggctgactccatctctacttttaaccTCTGACCCACTCAGCCGGCTCaatatagtgtatttttgtatgtgtttctgtgctctgtgccagtcctctcctctcctctcctctcctctcctctcctctcctctcctttcctctcctcatctcatcaagtagactagtgatgctgtTTCTTGTGTAGTTGGTTTCTACTTGTTGTAGttggtccccctacatgagcctggtcctgctcaaggtttcttcctgtgaaaggggagtttttccttgccactgttgcttgtctggggtcaggccctgggattctggaaagcgccttgaaacaattttgattgtaaaagatgctatataaataaagattggttgattgattgatcataTCAAGCTTGAGTGTAATTACTGAGTGTTTTAGTGTCACTCAAACAACAAATATAAGAAATACGCTCAAAATATCAGAATCTATTTTACTTTAGATAGCATTTTATCATTAACCATAATAAGGGATTAATACTTGTTAGAGATTAGGCTCTTTAGGTAGTTTTAGTGTCAATGTTTATTACTGTCTTAAACATTCAACCTCAATAAACCAAAACTCCTTTAGAAAGTAAAACATGATTATCACATCAGGATAAATGGTGCCAGTCGGGACTTTATTACCCAActtcattaaaacacaaatgataTTCAAGGACTTGTATTTGGACATAAATTGAATTTTATTCAAAGACAGATGATATTATTGACAatgaaataaagcagattttaaaaaaataaaaaaaataatttttttgGCTCCCCAAGTTCACTTTATCCGTCTGTTCGCCTCTTGGAGCCAGGAGAAGAAGTTGGTCACGGATGTCACATTAACTGTGGATGACCTCCACTTAAAGAAGGTCTCATCCTGGATGACTTCTTCATCCAACAGCACATCAAAAAACATGCGCAGCAGACCTacacggacacacaccagcaagaATCACAGGAATAAGTCAATAGAAACACACCACTGGCTTCTGAATTTGGAGTTCaaagttaaaatgaacaaagccgTGACCGTTGAGGTGGATAGATGGGACACTCACCATCAGGTTGGTCTATGtggaccaccagctgctgcagaacgttcagggccaccagctgcttctggtCATCCTTGATGAACCTCTTGAGGAGGCTCACTCTCTGGAGCAGCTGATAGGTGTTGAGAGTATAAACcccacctgacaacacaaacactctcttcaCACCACTGTAAAGAAACTGAACACATCTAATTATGGACCATAAAGTGTCCCAGACTGGTTTTGTGGATGTGCTCACATCATGTAAAACAGACGTCTGTGTGGAGTAAAACTAATGaatcatgtttttggacagaaacaggctgagctTTCTGCCTCTATATGACTTTATAGAACACTTACAGTCAACAATGACTGACTGGCACACTGCTCTCATCAAGGCCCTCACAAACCCGTCTGATGACCTCTGCCTGTTGCTGAGGGTGTtctgggagggggagaggaacctTTGTTAGTTTCATGCCTACAGTCATAATCTCTagaaaaatccagtttaaaggtCATTCTCATGGGGAGTTACCTGGATCCACTCCTCTATTTAATCAATGACAGAGTTGTTCTGCAGGAGTCTTCTCAGTGTTTGATACACTTCTTCTTCACAGTCCTGCGCTCGTGCCTCCTCCTGGTTCTTGTGTTCAACTGAGAGCAACAAGTAGTGAAAAACCCCATCCAGGTGTcagctttaaaaatgcacccaATCCTTTggctttttcagttatttacctGGAATTTTGTTGACCTCTTTAACCTGTGCTCCTCTGTTTATCTTTTGTTCATCCAGGTACACCACAGGTTCTCTTTGTTTCGGTCCCCAGGTGTTTCTCATGCTCCTGCATTCATATTGTTTTGGTGACCCAAGAGTTGAGCTGCTGCCCCTCTGGTACCGCAGCTTCCGGTCTCCATCACAGTTGCGTCTGAAGTCCTGGTTGAACTTCCCAGGAATTGCTTTCTTCAACtggagctgctccctctcttcagcCAGCTTCACctcttggtgaagctgctggatgGTTTTGGGCCCTTCATCTCTCCTTCGGGGAACCCAATCGTTCTGAAGGCCACACATGAGATGTGATGAGAATTCAACTTGCAGAATATATTCCTGATTTAACCATGAAAGAGTCTCACCTCTCTTAGGGCCACAACATCCTGCAACATGAATTTGATTCTTGACgacatcttcttcttcattagGTTGCAAATGAGGCCGCAGTAGCTGTTGAGTTTTggctaaaaggaagaaaataaaaggagcGTCGCAGTCGTTAGGACAGACTGATCAAGCCACCTGCGAGGGACTGTCTTTTGCCCCTGGTTTCCCTCTGGGTTGTGTGGCGAATGCATGTGTACCTCTCACCTGTTCCATGTTCATTTTTGGTgcacttttattatttattgttttcattcttgttttggttttatCAAAAGAACTAACAAAAACTGTGTTTGGATCTGTTTGTCCTGCCACATTATAATTATTTTACTAATGTTCCTGGGTAGTGACTGTAATATAAACTATATAATTTTGTTATTGATTAGTAAACCatataatttataattaataATTGACATTAAACCATTTGTTAGATTTAAGTATTTATAAATACTTTTTAACCTATTATGAACTGTAAGTATTTAACAGTGTGTAAAACACCTGTCGTTTCTtacaaacatgcaaaaaaagagaaaagaatagTTAATATTTGAGTTGAAATTACTACTATTGACCAACAGATGGGGATGGTTTTCAACATTTACTTGCTGTGTTCTATAAATAATTTCTTCTTTCTATAATAATTTCTTCTTTCTAAAACTGCCAATTAATTCTTATTTGATATGATGTGGAAAAAGGCTCTTTCTTTTATAACTTAattataaagtaaaataaatctattttagatctatttatttttttcctcatgcagaaaaaagacagacagacagacagacagatagatagatagatagatagatagatagatagatagatagatagatagatagatagatagatagatagatagataggtgtGAATTGGAAATTTAGAAAATTTACTTAACATATTAatcaaaaaacacttttatttacaaCACTTTTATTTACAACAGTCAAGAGTAAAATTTCACGTTTGAAAAAACTCTCCATTGTTTTTTGAAATAATCAATTTGATACTCCAAAAGTAATTAAAACTCAAAAATATTTCACgatataaaaacatatttgaTTAATATTCCCCCAGTGCTAGTTCAGATGTGAAAAAGGTACGTTTTTGTCTTCATT comes from the Takifugu rubripes chromosome 7, fTakRub1.2, whole genome shotgun sequence genome and includes:
- the LOC115250458 gene encoding eukaryotic translation initiation factor 4 gamma 3-like isoform X2: MRAVCQSVIVDCGVYTLNTYQLLQRVSLLKRFIKDDQKQLVALNVLQQLVVHIDQPDGLLRMFFDVLLDEEVIQDETFFKWRSSTVNVTSVTNFFSWLQEANRRIK
- the LOC115250458 gene encoding eukaryotic initiation factor 4F subunit p150-like isoform X1; translation: MSSRIKFMLQDVVALRENDWVPRRRDEGPKTIQQLHQEVKLAEEREQLQLKKAIPGKFNQDFRRNCDGDRKLRYQRGSSSTLGSPKQYECRSMRNTWGPKQREPVVYLDEQKINRGAQVKEVNKIPVEHKNQEEARAQDCEEEVYQTLRRLLQNNSVID